One segment of Opitutaceae bacterium DNA contains the following:
- a CDS encoding glycosyltransferase family 2 protein produces MALVHVFVPTHRRGRLLPRALRSLLAQSHADWIALVHNDDPADPEPSRVVASLNDPRIRLLAHERNLGAVGAFNRGFSEVSQSAEYFSILEDDGAWHPDFLSTLKRALDECPGAHLAWCNQTIATENPDGSWSYTTRTVHPVDSGTGRATRRMIPWGDPAQATGARMANGAMLMRREGIPPPTPGDIPFTGMEAFRERLIRHPMIYLPLPLATYSRTRQSARDADGHRWGVIQTLLLATYVRNSGMDASGIRDFWTHLRRQTPAVTNLALHAAFADRACRPLLSEASSRDWLRYLRTWMGRPGAAWACIHARKDHPAWWTMLDKATAERFAEAQLNQRSSSPP; encoded by the coding sequence ATGGCGCTCGTCCATGTATTTGTCCCAACCCATCGGCGCGGGCGCCTGCTGCCGCGGGCGCTCCGGAGCCTGCTTGCGCAATCGCATGCAGACTGGATCGCGCTCGTGCACAACGATGATCCCGCGGACCCGGAGCCATCCCGGGTCGTCGCCTCCCTGAACGATCCACGCATCCGCCTGCTGGCGCACGAACGCAATCTCGGTGCTGTCGGCGCGTTCAACCGGGGCTTTTCAGAAGTGTCGCAGTCCGCGGAGTACTTCTCGATCCTTGAGGATGACGGAGCCTGGCATCCGGATTTCCTCTCCACGTTGAAACGCGCGTTGGACGAATGCCCGGGGGCCCATCTCGCCTGGTGCAACCAGACCATCGCGACCGAGAATCCGGATGGCTCATGGAGCTACACCACTCGGACGGTTCATCCCGTTGATTCCGGAACCGGACGGGCCACGCGCCGCATGATCCCATGGGGCGACCCCGCCCAGGCCACGGGCGCGCGCATGGCGAATGGCGCCATGCTGATGCGGCGCGAAGGCATTCCCCCCCCGACGCCCGGGGACATTCCCTTCACGGGCATGGAGGCCTTCCGCGAGCGTCTGATTCGGCACCCCATGATCTACCTGCCCCTGCCCCTGGCAACCTACAGCCGGACCAGACAATCCGCGCGGGATGCTGACGGCCATCGCTGGGGCGTGATTCAAACCCTGCTGCTGGCCACGTACGTGCGCAATTCAGGGATGGATGCCAGCGGTATCCGTGACTTCTGGACTCATCTCCGCCGCCAGACACCGGCCGTGACCAATCTGGCGCTTCACGCCGCATTCGCGGATCGCGCCTGCCGGCCTCTCCTGAGCGAGGCGTCGAGCCGCGACTGGCTGCGATACCTCAGGACATGGATGGGCCGGCCCGGCGCCGCCTGGGCGTGCATCCATGCGCGCAAAGACCATCCCGCATGGTGGACGATGTTGGACAAGGCCACGGCTGAACGTTTCGCTGAGGCACAACTGAATCAGCGCTCCTCCTCGCCGCCATGA
- a CDS encoding glycosyl transferase family 2, whose protein sequence is MRQPAFEWTRPGHWLYQLWHRPRAAVARSVREGGPVAQWKTHRARQAMRMAAAALPTLPVRSPGEGDACLVFLTGARYWEQTAFCLRSFQIHAPDRLWPVLLVDDGTLSPAMTRRLASAFPGLHIVSGTPLQQALDARLPSGRFPTLREHRMRFTLLRKLTDVHAARPGANLVLDADMLFHRRPDALIDWLGDPSLPIVMTDFKESYGYGRARLSTLVTGPIPTLVNTGVCGMSSSAMDWDNLEHWTRTLLSTHGSSYFLEQALTALLLSGTPHRQLPPADYIVAPNTDEILQPKACLHHYVDLAKRGYFRHAWRGFAGGSPARMGAPS, encoded by the coding sequence ATGAGACAGCCCGCGTTCGAGTGGACCCGGCCGGGACACTGGCTCTACCAGCTTTGGCATCGCCCCCGGGCGGCAGTGGCCCGGTCCGTGCGCGAGGGCGGCCCTGTCGCCCAATGGAAAACCCATCGGGCCCGCCAGGCCATGCGCATGGCGGCGGCCGCTCTTCCGACGTTGCCCGTCCGCAGCCCCGGTGAAGGCGATGCCTGCCTGGTTTTTCTCACCGGCGCGCGCTACTGGGAGCAGACCGCCTTCTGCCTTCGCTCTTTTCAGATTCACGCTCCCGATCGCCTGTGGCCGGTGCTCCTCGTGGACGACGGGACGCTGTCCCCTGCCATGACCCGCCGCCTCGCATCGGCGTTTCCCGGACTGCACATTGTATCCGGCACCCCACTACAACAGGCGCTCGACGCGCGCCTGCCCTCCGGACGCTTTCCCACGCTCCGGGAACACCGGATGCGATTCACCCTGCTTCGAAAACTCACCGACGTCCACGCCGCGCGCCCCGGCGCCAATCTGGTTCTGGATGCGGACATGCTTTTTCACCGCCGCCCCGACGCCTTGATCGACTGGCTGGGCGATCCTTCCCTCCCGATCGTGATGACCGACTTCAAGGAGTCGTACGGATACGGGCGCGCACGGCTTTCGACGCTCGTCACCGGGCCGATCCCGACCCTGGTGAACACAGGGGTCTGCGGCATGTCCTCCTCCGCAATGGACTGGGACAATCTCGAGCACTGGACGCGGACGCTGCTCTCTACCCACGGCTCCAGCTACTTTCTGGAGCAGGCTTTGACCGCCCTGCTGCTCAGCGGAACGCCGCATCGCCAGCTGCCGCCGGCCGACTACATCGTCGCCCCGAACACCGATGAGATTCTCCAGCCCAAAGCCTGCCTGCACCACTATGTGGACCTCGCGAAGCGCGGCTATTTTCGCCACGCCTGGCGCGGCTTCGCCGGCGGGAGCCCTGCGCGAATGGGCGCGCCCTCCTGA
- a CDS encoding glycosyltransferase, giving the protein MRVSVVIPTRNPDPANLNRVANALALQTLPADQWEIVIVDNASTQPVPHSAFMGLRCEVRVVTEPASGLSRARRRGVEASQGGLLAFVDDDVLPSPGFLETARTTFLRLPSLGTAGGNILPEFGGPPPRWFDEFAGLLALREIRGGERILTHLHARAPGRESQGGNASHAPSGPVDIPDWLPNGAALLVRREAANAWVARVQTATAGPEITDRVGASLASGGDQDIVLSALLGGWHTGWFPSLEVTHLIPTARLQAAYLARLNQGIQRSWVHVLHRYGLNPWRPISRWTAPLRKSRAYVRSAAWKSPAHRIRWRGLCGRFDGLSDVAAFEAAARSQPRK; this is encoded by the coding sequence ATGAGGGTTTCCGTCGTCATTCCCACGCGCAATCCCGACCCGGCGAACCTGAACCGGGTCGCAAATGCCCTCGCGCTGCAGACGCTTCCCGCGGATCAATGGGAGATCGTGATAGTCGACAACGCCTCCACGCAGCCGGTCCCGCACTCCGCCTTCATGGGTCTGCGGTGTGAAGTCAGGGTGGTGACGGAGCCCGCGTCCGGACTGAGCCGCGCCCGCAGAAGGGGGGTCGAGGCCTCGCAGGGAGGCCTGCTCGCGTTCGTCGATGACGACGTGCTGCCTTCACCGGGATTTCTGGAGACCGCACGCACCACCTTCCTGCGCCTGCCCTCCCTCGGCACGGCCGGCGGAAACATTCTGCCTGAATTCGGCGGCCCTCCTCCGCGATGGTTCGACGAATTTGCGGGGCTCCTGGCCTTGCGCGAAATAAGAGGGGGCGAGCGGATCCTGACCCACCTGCATGCCCGCGCCCCGGGCCGGGAAAGCCAGGGTGGCAATGCATCCCACGCGCCATCGGGCCCGGTGGACATTCCCGACTGGCTCCCCAACGGAGCCGCCTTGCTTGTGCGTCGCGAGGCGGCCAATGCCTGGGTCGCCCGCGTCCAAACAGCCACGGCGGGCCCGGAGATCACTGACCGCGTCGGCGCGTCGCTGGCTTCGGGTGGAGACCAGGACATCGTTCTCTCGGCCCTCCTGGGCGGCTGGCACACCGGCTGGTTTCCCTCGCTTGAGGTCACGCATCTGATTCCGACCGCCCGCCTTCAGGCCGCCTATCTTGCCCGCCTGAACCAGGGAATCCAGCGATCCTGGGTGCATGTCCTTCACCGATACGGACTCAATCCCTGGCGGCCAATATCACGCTGGACGGCCCCCCTGCGGAAGAGCCGCGCCTATGTCCGCAGTGCGGCATGGAAGTCGCCCGCCCATCGCATTCGCTGGCGCGGACTCTGCGGACGCTTCGACGGATTGTCCGATGTTGCAGCATTCGAGGCGGCAGCGCGCAGCCAACCCCGAAAATGA
- a CDS encoding glycosyltransferase family 4 protein — protein MMRIAFLSTVYGYPFGGADILWSHAADIALGRGDAVLVGVTPAVAAHARVQSMIRQGARHFPTGVPTIPRSQRDRIKRRMEYAAGETDSLVSALRIFRPDRVIFSCGGTYDLVREGRVLGFIQDQRIPYFVIANWQTEAPFLSPVDLQRAGAAFCGARRIFFVSRRNLEITRRHLALPLRHASLIQVPIRPPPSGGVPWPAGDTPTFAVVARLEHVKGLDLLLPALAQFPGASQSWRLNIHGEGPGHDALQLLASQLGLSRHVRFHGFVPDLAGIWRENQCLVSASRDEGLPTAMIEALLYGRPVIATRVGAAEEWIEEGVTGFICDPGSVESLADAIRRAWCARSAWSGMGSAARQRASARHVPDDADRLLAPEFVVY, from the coding sequence ATGATGCGCATCGCATTTCTTTCAACCGTCTACGGCTATCCGTTTGGAGGAGCGGACATCCTCTGGTCGCACGCCGCGGACATCGCTCTGGGGCGGGGCGACGCCGTCCTGGTGGGGGTGACGCCCGCGGTGGCCGCACATGCACGCGTTCAATCGATGATTCGTCAGGGCGCACGCCACTTTCCAACCGGCGTTCCCACGATACCCCGCAGCCAGCGGGATCGCATCAAGCGCAGGATGGAATATGCAGCCGGCGAAACCGACAGTCTTGTGTCGGCGCTGAGGATATTTCGCCCAGATCGCGTCATATTCAGTTGCGGCGGAACCTACGATCTTGTGAGGGAGGGTCGCGTGCTGGGCTTTATCCAGGATCAACGCATCCCCTATTTCGTGATTGCGAACTGGCAGACGGAAGCCCCGTTCCTGAGCCCGGTGGATCTGCAGAGGGCAGGAGCCGCTTTCTGCGGAGCCAGGCGGATCTTCTTCGTTTCCCGCCGCAATCTCGAAATCACGCGCCGTCACCTTGCGCTGCCGCTTCGCCATGCCAGCCTGATCCAGGTTCCGATCCGTCCCCCGCCCTCCGGGGGTGTACCCTGGCCGGCTGGCGACACTCCAACGTTTGCCGTCGTCGCACGCCTCGAACACGTCAAGGGACTGGATCTGCTCCTGCCAGCCCTGGCGCAATTTCCAGGTGCGTCGCAATCGTGGCGGCTGAACATCCATGGTGAAGGTCCCGGTCACGACGCCTTGCAGCTGCTGGCCTCGCAACTCGGACTTTCCCGTCACGTCCGGTTTCATGGTTTTGTTCCGGACCTGGCCGGCATCTGGAGGGAAAACCAGTGCCTCGTTTCAGCGTCCCGCGACGAGGGCCTGCCCACGGCGATGATCGAGGCCCTGCTGTACGGAAGGCCCGTGATTGCGACCCGCGTCGGCGCCGCGGAGGAATGGATCGAGGAAGGCGTCACCGGCTTCATCTGCGATCCCGGTTCCGTCGAATCGCTCGCCGATGCCATCCGACGGGCCTGGTGCGCCAGGTCAGCCTGGAGCGGCATGGGATCCGCAGCCCGTCAGCGCGCATCCGCCCGGCATGTTCCGGATGACGCGGACCGACTGCTTGCGCCTGAATTCGTTGTGTATTGA
- a CDS encoding alpha-1,2-fucosyltransferase, with protein MIITRLSGGLGNQMFQYAAGLALSSHRRTVLKLDVSWFRETSEWAEHGRYALDGFLLPAQFSTTEENERATGVPLTRSERCSLAVARFLRLRQYERRMHKGGFAYRQTSFRHTPDFHALPDGTHLDGLFQSEQFFQSIFPEVRRHFSFRFPLSDPAKAALEDIRSAPSAFVHVRRGDYVTDPRFSREIGILGAAYYRAAIERFAAHHPGMRFHLFSDDPSGAARLLEGVADFRLVDPERRLTVHETLELMTACHHGITANSSFSWWAAWLIRHPGKLTIAPSPWYAGLTHDTRDLVPSTWQTLPAGFAA; from the coding sequence ATGATCATCACACGACTCTCCGGCGGGCTCGGCAACCAGATGTTTCAATATGCGGCGGGGCTGGCCCTCTCCTCCCATCGCCGCACCGTGCTGAAGCTCGATGTGAGCTGGTTCCGCGAAACCAGTGAATGGGCCGAACACGGCCGGTACGCTCTCGATGGATTTCTCCTGCCGGCGCAATTTTCAACGACTGAGGAGAACGAGCGCGCCACGGGTGTTCCTCTCACACGCAGCGAACGCTGCAGCCTGGCCGTCGCCAGATTTCTGCGACTCCGGCAGTACGAGCGCAGAATGCACAAGGGCGGCTTCGCATACCGCCAGACTTCGTTCCGCCACACGCCCGACTTTCATGCGCTTCCGGATGGCACGCATCTCGACGGGCTCTTCCAGTCCGAACAGTTTTTCCAGTCCATCTTCCCGGAGGTGCGGCGCCACTTTTCGTTCCGCTTTCCGCTGTCAGATCCGGCAAAGGCGGCCCTTGAGGACATCAGATCCGCCCCATCCGCATTCGTGCATGTCCGGCGGGGCGACTACGTCACCGATCCTCGTTTCAGCCGGGAAATCGGAATTCTGGGCGCCGCCTACTACCGCGCCGCAATCGAAAGGTTTGCCGCACATCATCCGGGAATGAGGTTCCACCTGTTTTCCGACGACCCTTCCGGAGCCGCCAGACTGCTGGAGGGAGTTGCCGACTTCCGTCTCGTGGACCCGGAGCGCAGACTGACCGTCCATGAAACGCTTGAGCTGATGACAGCCTGCCACCATGGCATCACGGCCAACAGCTCGTTCTCATGGTGGGCTGCCTGGCTGATTCGGCATCCGGGAAAATTGACCATCGCGCCATCGCCCTGGTATGCAGGCCTCACCCACGATACGCGCGATCTCGTGCCATCCACCTGGCAGACACTGCCTGCCGGATTTGCGGCGTGA
- a CDS encoding ABC transporter ATP-binding protein: protein MIEVDSISKLYRLEPGRRTSTLRDAITGRAARFGSRLLGRSADATRGRDFWALRDVSFQVTRGDVVGIIGRNGSGKSTLLKILSRVTDPTSGSAVLRGRTASLLEVGTGFHPELSGRENVFLNGAILGLTRAEIRRRFDEIVAFAEVERFLDTPVKHYSSGMQVRLAFSVAAHLEPEILIVDEVLAVGDIAFQKKCIGKMGAFSRGDSGRTVLFVSHDLSLVRQLCRSALLLDQGRIVSRGPAPAVIDDYIRSVAALGPSPAPATTASESARVLDVQVLNDAGRSVAEVAVGEPWHVRLRFRIDSGRLEHVLVAVGLLAADGKPVQTTWSPPRNLDRGEYEATFTQKAVQLEAGTYSLLVGLSERDRTLQQFEAARLHINGSQPMGYFPATSGVGTVLNGMSVELQRLP, encoded by the coding sequence GTGATTGAAGTTGATTCCATTTCCAAACTCTATCGCCTCGAGCCCGGCCGCCGCACAAGCACCCTGCGCGATGCGATCACTGGCCGTGCCGCCAGATTTGGCTCGCGGCTGCTCGGGCGTTCCGCCGATGCGACTCGCGGGCGCGACTTCTGGGCCCTGAGGGACGTTTCTTTTCAAGTCACCCGCGGGGATGTTGTCGGGATCATCGGTCGCAACGGCTCAGGGAAATCCACCCTGCTCAAGATCCTCTCACGAGTCACGGATCCCACATCGGGCTCGGCCGTTCTTCGGGGACGCACCGCCTCGCTGCTTGAGGTCGGCACGGGCTTCCACCCCGAACTCAGCGGGAGGGAGAACGTGTTCCTGAACGGCGCCATCCTCGGGCTCACCCGCGCGGAGATTCGCCGGCGCTTCGATGAAATTGTGGCCTTCGCAGAGGTCGAACGGTTTCTCGATACACCGGTGAAGCACTATTCCAGCGGCATGCAGGTGCGCCTCGCCTTCTCCGTCGCCGCCCACCTGGAGCCGGAAATCCTCATCGTCGACGAGGTGCTCGCCGTCGGGGACATTGCATTTCAGAAGAAATGCATCGGAAAAATGGGGGCCTTTTCCAGAGGCGATTCCGGACGGACCGTCCTGTTTGTCAGCCATGACCTGAGTCTCGTCCGCCAGCTCTGCCGTTCCGCCCTGCTCCTTGATCAGGGTCGGATCGTTTCGCGCGGTCCGGCGCCCGCTGTGATTGATGACTACATCAGAAGCGTGGCCGCACTCGGGCCATCGCCCGCGCCAGCCACGACGGCAAGCGAATCCGCGCGTGTCCTGGATGTGCAGGTTCTCAACGACGCGGGCCGCTCCGTTGCAGAGGTCGCCGTCGGTGAACCCTGGCACGTGCGCCTGCGCTTCCGGATCGACAGCGGACGCCTCGAACACGTGCTTGTCGCCGTGGGACTTCTCGCCGCCGACGGCAAGCCGGTTCAAACCACCTGGAGCCCGCCGAGGAACCTGGATCGCGGGGAATACGAGGCGACCTTCACGCAGAAGGCGGTCCAGCTTGAGGCGGGAACCTATTCGCTGCTGGTCGGATTGAGCGAGCGGGATCGTACGCTCCAGCAATTCGAGGCGGCCAGGCTTCACATCAACGGCAGCCAGCCGATGGGATACTTTCCCGCGACATCCGGCGTTGGCACCGTGCTCAACGGAATGTCAGTCGAACTTCAGCGCCTGCCATGA
- a CDS encoding DJ-1/PfpI family protein: protein MSRVLLLLPEGFEEIEAITPLDLLRRAGVEILSASLGDHIHVTGRSGLTVHADTPLSSVDDDAAFDLLLLPGGPGVKHLRADPRVRARVLKQHAAERWLAAICAAPTVLNDAGILSGRRYTAHQSVAGELPHILQDERVVTDGRIVTSRGAGTAVDFGLKLVELLVSPDESRKIAGSVHAEVG from the coding sequence ATGTCGCGCGTCCTTCTGCTTCTCCCCGAGGGCTTCGAGGAAATTGAAGCGATCACACCCCTCGACCTCCTGCGCCGAGCCGGTGTTGAGATCCTTTCCGCATCGCTTGGCGATCACATCCATGTCACGGGACGATCCGGCCTGACGGTGCACGCCGACACGCCGCTGTCATCCGTTGACGACGATGCCGCCTTTGACCTCCTGCTTCTTCCAGGCGGGCCCGGAGTGAAACATCTGCGCGCAGACCCACGCGTGCGCGCGCGGGTTCTCAAGCAGCATGCCGCCGAACGATGGCTCGCAGCCATCTGCGCAGCTCCGACCGTCCTGAATGACGCGGGCATCCTGTCGGGGCGGCGCTACACAGCGCATCAGTCTGTTGCCGGCGAACTGCCGCACATCCTGCAGGACGAACGGGTGGTAACCGACGGCCGCATCGTCACTTCACGCGGAGCCGGCACGGCCGTCGACTTCGGTCTCAAACTCGTCGAACTGCTCGTCTCGCCCGATGAATCCAGGAAGATCGCCGGCTCCGTTCACGCCGAGGTGGGTTGA
- a CDS encoding carboxy terminal-processing peptidase yields the protein MMSLSKIRAALPYLLLLVSSLAVCAQPAQDHTFSTSTAQSKEVQFLVKLLEEVHYNRDAVKPGDYGELIGDYMTDLDGSRMFFLESDKQAFTSANSSDSLYWNISTLGKIDYAYQIFKVYEERTHARVAWIFEELKKPIDLTTPETYTLDRTKAAWPANPAEADELWRRRLKFEILDHVLSNKNMEPAAALESARTHIRKRYERMEKNIAEIESTDLAEIFLGALARMYDPHSTYFSADTFEDFNIQMRLQLVGIGAMLSLEDDLCVIKEIVPGGPADLSKQVHPGDKIISVGQQGIEPIEVIGMKLRKIVDMIRGTKGTPVRLLIQPGNATDSSVRKDVTLVRDVVKLDSARAFGAIFEVPDIHGTLIPMGVITLPQFYGPDGGENAADQPSATADVASLIEKLEASGIKGLVLDLRRNGGGLLSEAIELTGLFIQKGPVVQVRSYFGEVKVDEDEDPKVAYGGPLAVLVSRYSASASEIVAGALQNYGRAIVIGDSSTHGKGTVQTVVEMKNIVPGMVRSPFKMGAAKLTVQKFYLPNGSSTQLKGVIPDIVLPSIDMKVGEKELPHALVWDEIPTSHFEGKPLDNRILGPLRAKSLEREASLEEFAYLRKSIDFYRSKQDMKTVSLNLEDRRRTKATDDAFRKDMLAERAKLAKNDFKYTEVLLAPPPPPRIKEAPDPDDPEANVEDPGMDDENQHFAKVDIDLRESFRVLSDALALGEEQDLWVSDHAPLTAEVRKKG from the coding sequence ATGATGTCCCTGTCGAAGATTCGTGCCGCCCTCCCGTACCTGCTCCTCCTGGTCTCCAGCCTGGCAGTTTGCGCGCAACCGGCACAGGACCACACCTTCTCCACTTCGACCGCGCAGTCGAAGGAGGTCCAATTCCTGGTAAAGCTTCTCGAAGAAGTGCACTACAACCGGGATGCCGTAAAACCCGGCGATTACGGCGAGCTGATCGGCGACTACATGACGGACCTCGACGGTTCGCGCATGTTTTTCCTCGAATCGGACAAGCAGGCGTTTACATCCGCGAACTCGTCCGACAGTCTCTACTGGAACATCTCGACTCTCGGAAAAATCGATTACGCCTACCAGATTTTCAAGGTGTACGAGGAGAGGACCCATGCCCGCGTCGCCTGGATCTTCGAGGAGCTGAAGAAGCCCATCGACCTGACGACGCCTGAAACCTACACACTCGATCGCACAAAAGCGGCATGGCCGGCGAATCCGGCGGAGGCGGACGAACTGTGGCGGCGCCGGCTGAAATTCGAAATTCTGGACCATGTGCTCAGCAACAAGAACATGGAGCCCGCGGCCGCCCTCGAATCCGCAAGGACACACATTCGCAAGCGCTACGAACGGATGGAAAAAAACATCGCCGAGATCGAGTCCACCGATCTTGCGGAAATCTTCCTCGGAGCGCTTGCACGGATGTACGACCCCCACTCCACCTACTTCTCCGCCGACACCTTCGAGGATTTCAACATCCAGATGCGACTCCAGCTCGTTGGAATAGGAGCGATGCTGTCGCTCGAGGATGATCTTTGCGTCATCAAGGAAATCGTTCCCGGCGGCCCCGCTGACCTGAGCAAGCAGGTCCATCCGGGCGACAAGATCATATCCGTCGGACAGCAGGGCATCGAGCCCATCGAGGTCATCGGCATGAAGCTGCGCAAGATCGTCGACATGATTCGCGGCACCAAGGGGACACCCGTCCGCCTCCTGATCCAGCCGGGAAATGCAACCGACTCCTCGGTGCGCAAGGATGTCACCCTCGTGCGTGACGTCGTGAAATTGGATTCAGCCCGGGCGTTTGGCGCCATTTTCGAGGTGCCGGACATCCACGGGACGCTCATCCCGATGGGAGTGATCACCCTTCCGCAGTTTTACGGCCCGGACGGAGGAGAGAACGCCGCTGATCAGCCATCCGCCACCGCAGACGTCGCCAGTCTGATCGAAAAACTTGAAGCCTCGGGCATCAAGGGACTCGTGCTCGACCTCCGACGCAACGGCGGGGGCCTGCTTTCGGAGGCGATCGAGCTCACCGGCCTGTTCATTCAAAAGGGGCCGGTGGTCCAGGTCCGCTCCTATTTCGGCGAGGTGAAGGTTGACGAAGATGAGGATCCCAAGGTCGCCTACGGCGGTCCACTCGCCGTCCTGGTGTCGCGCTACAGTGCCTCAGCCTCGGAGATTGTGGCCGGAGCCCTGCAAAACTACGGCCGCGCCATTGTGATCGGCGACAGCTCAACCCACGGAAAAGGAACCGTGCAGACGGTCGTGGAGATGAAGAACATCGTTCCCGGCATGGTCAGATCGCCGTTCAAGATGGGCGCCGCAAAACTCACGGTTCAGAAATTCTATCTTCCCAACGGATCATCGACACAACTCAAGGGAGTCATTCCGGACATCGTCCTGCCCTCGATCGACATGAAAGTGGGCGAAAAGGAACTGCCGCACGCCTTGGTCTGGGACGAAATTCCGACCAGCCATTTCGAGGGAAAACCGCTCGACAATCGCATCCTGGGACCCCTCCGTGCAAAAAGCCTCGAGCGCGAGGCTTCGCTCGAGGAGTTCGCCTATCTACGAAAGAGCATCGATTTCTACAGGTCGAAGCAGGACATGAAGACGGTCTCCCTCAATCTTGAGGACCGGCGCCGCACCAAGGCAACGGACGATGCCTTCCGCAAGGACATGCTGGCGGAAAGGGCAAAACTCGCGAAAAATGACTTCAAGTACACCGAGGTTCTCCTCGCGCCACCCCCTCCTCCACGCATAAAGGAAGCCCCCGATCCGGACGACCCCGAAGCGAATGTCGAAGATCCGGGCATGGACGACGAGAACCAGCATTTCGCCAAGGTGGATATCGATCTTCGTGAGAGTTTTCGTGTGCTCTCGGACGCACTCGCGCTCGGCGAAGAACAGGATCTCTGGGTTTCCGATCACGCACCGCTCACCGCCGAGGTCCGCAAGAAGGGCTGA
- a CDS encoding rhomboid family intramembrane serine protease: MLTDRPYMRGENRGQTTSVLVWLVSALAAGHVVQLLFHRLFAEPTGQLYDAVFELSIDGLKHGEFWRLLTYGFLHDTGPLVLLHLIVNCGIIWFVGGELLPLLGSRRFLGFWFLALVSGGALWAAVHWQFQDSLIGASATAAGLITLYGLLNPNQRVSISLLFIPVTFVVKHAVIALSCVELLGYLFFERTGRLSGFGWEHSAHLGGMLAGWAYFRFVYLREWRFPDGRSSPDRKVRELKSTDSDSEASDPPRQAVPASRENMKAEVDRVLDKINSHGLASLTPDERRLLDAARDILSKP, translated from the coding sequence ATGCTTACTGACCGGCCCTACATGCGAGGGGAGAACCGTGGTCAAACTACCTCGGTGCTGGTCTGGCTTGTCTCTGCGCTCGCTGCCGGGCATGTCGTTCAACTGCTTTTTCACCGGCTCTTTGCGGAACCGACCGGGCAGCTTTACGATGCTGTTTTCGAACTGAGCATTGACGGCTTGAAGCACGGCGAATTTTGGAGGCTGCTGACCTATGGCTTTCTTCACGATACCGGGCCACTCGTGCTCCTGCATCTCATTGTTAATTGCGGAATCATCTGGTTTGTGGGCGGTGAGTTGCTCCCGCTCTTGGGTTCGCGGCGGTTCCTGGGTTTCTGGTTCCTTGCCTTGGTTTCGGGGGGAGCCCTTTGGGCTGCTGTCCACTGGCAGTTTCAAGACAGCCTGATCGGCGCCTCGGCAACCGCCGCTGGCCTCATCACGCTCTATGGATTGCTCAACCCCAACCAGCGGGTGTCCATTTCCCTGCTGTTCATACCAGTCACATTCGTCGTCAAGCATGCCGTGATCGCCCTGTCATGCGTCGAACTCCTCGGTTATCTGTTTTTCGAACGCACCGGCCGGCTTTCCGGCTTCGGCTGGGAGCACTCGGCTCACCTGGGGGGCATGCTGGCCGGTTGGGCCTATTTCCGTTTTGTTTACCTGCGCGAATGGCGATTCCCTGACGGTCGGTCGAGTCCTGATCGCAAAGTGCGCGAGCTGAAGTCAACGGACAGCGATTCGGAGGCATCTGATCCGCCGCGGCAGGCAGTGCCCGCCAGTCGCGAAAACATGAAGGCGGAAGTCGATCGCGTGCTCGACAAGATCAACAGCCATGGCCTCGCTTCGTTGACGCCTGATGAACGGCGCCTGCTCGATGCGGCGCGGGACATCCTGAGCAAACCGTAG
- a CDS encoding ferredoxin: MANKDDKWENNVPGKFYVDQQCIDCDLCRETAPGFFTRHDDGGHSYVFKQPSTQEEIDQCMEALEGCPVEAIGADGDDSAESAAQQPQVSATPQPTGEVRG, encoded by the coding sequence ATGGCCAACAAAGACGACAAGTGGGAAAATAATGTTCCCGGAAAATTCTATGTGGATCAGCAGTGCATCGACTGCGATCTCTGTCGCGAAACGGCGCCAGGTTTCTTCACCCGCCACGATGACGGAGGCCATTCCTACGTTTTCAAGCAGCCATCCACGCAGGAGGAAATAGATCAGTGCATGGAAGCACTTGAAGGATGCCCGGTTGAAGCCATTGGGGCTGATGGAGATGACTCCGCGGAATCCGCTGCACAGCAGCCTCAAGTGAGTGCGACGCCGCAGCCGACCGGCGAAGTCAGAGGCTAG